The following are encoded together in the Plasmodium vinckei vinckei genome assembly, chromosome: PVVCY_12 genome:
- a CDS encoding PIR protein CIR protein: MKSMFDLKRQFHYSGHQKLCKLFHEADSYFNGKDVDTTKINEHKTIKSYCRNDSCTTNEAGINALAAYIINKFKESIKQLEHNDYDEYLLMWLSDKLFKMYHESQGTNKRIAFVYRITLNQAYEEYLEKYKQRWDFWGLLNIQQGLKEANLKYMSEFYKLLNNICNTIVDYKDNGAESKNLSKNSIGCRRQYRILYNNISECQSYLDLLNKLKGIYDDFRSRAIKNTDSKNKLATNLKKLTPEDGDELEAVRGFKSYDFNRPKCKFPKKKKKIDSSKKAKSPGPQASSQASGSENKGNMESTKQSGQKNGSDISKGTDDGTGDPGSASGGGQDSKVGDSGSGTEGTSGDERNPNSENEKKNGGAKEPGDPSGGKGSQVNGDDRGNSEPGGADTEKSGAESGSADKVSETGDPSKGKGDLKGGTGDVSGGEQIDQGSSDGGTKDTKSVQGGQISNDNQGGANTSQQGTSGGSDHGTGNQGASIHQGGDTGDDKGSQEGSDGDKGSTDNNPLNGGGEQGGQDDQKSQDGSRDSESGPGSEQNPTPNDPSPPKKDSPQTPKAPQTSQNPKEQTNPVESSQDPSGNKNSDKTDQQEAQKPVSNPVTKQENPGTELKGNGITGIDDGYVLKKYKKIVISIIVILIPITLTILYKYLSFGRRKELKKKTNMKKVINSIGGKKQIQIIIKSSSRKKQTKKSINSVHRKKPSLLNIYKIMQDDPVPFINLFFLLIFFVYKRKRNSIEL; encoded by the exons ATGAAGTCAATGTTCGATTTAAAAAGACAATTCCATTACAGTGGCCACCAAAAATTG TGTAAGTTATTTCATGAAGCTGATAGTTATTTTAATGGTAAAGATGTCGATACGACGAAAATTAACGAACACAAAACCATCAAAAGTTATTGTCGTAATGATAGTTGTACAACAAATGAAGCTGGCATTAATGCTTTGGccgcatatataattaataaattcaaAGAATCAATAAAACAACTTGAGCATAATGATTATGATGAATATTTGTTGATGTGGCTAAgtgataaattatttaagaTGTACCACGAAAGCCAAGGCacaaataaaagaataGCCTTTGTCTATCGTATTACTTTAAATCAGGCTTATGAAGAGTATTTAgagaaatataaacaaagaTGGGATTTTTGGGgtcttttaaatatacaGCAGGGTTTGAAAGAAGCGAATCTTAAGTATATGAGcgaattttataaattacttaataatatatgtaatacaATTGTAGATTATAAAGATAACGGTGCCGAAAGTAAGAATCTTTCTAAAAATTCTATCGGTTGCCGTCGTCAATATAGAATCCTTTATAATAACATTTCTGAATGCCAATCATATCTTGATTTattgaataaattaaaaggaATATATGATGATTTTAGAAGTCGTGCTATTAAGAATACtgattcaaaaaataaattagcaACTAATCTTAAAAAACTTACACCAGAAGATGGAGACGAGTTGGAAGCGGTGCGTGGTTTTAAATCATATGACTTCAATCGTCCAAAATGTAAATTccccaaaaaaaaaaaaaaaatagactCATCAAAAAAAGCGAAATCACCAGGACCCCAAGCATCAAGTCAAGCATCGGGCTCTGAAAATAAAGGGAATATGGAGAGCACTAAACAAAGCGGgcaaaaaaatggaagCGATATATCAAAAGGTACAGATGATGGAACAGGAGATCCAGGTAGTGCATCAGGTGGGGGGCAAGATAGTAAAGTAGGAGATTCAGGCAGTGGAACAGAGGGTACAAGTGGTGATGAAAGAAATCCAAATAGtgaaaacgaaaaaaagaatGGCGGAGCCAAAGAACCCGGCGATCCAAGTGGTGGGAAAGGTAGTCAAGTAAATGGAGATGATAGAGGAAATAGTGAACCAGGTGGCGCAGATACTGAAAAAAGTGGAGCAGAAAGTGGATCCGCTGATAAAGTTAGTGAAACAGGAGATCCCAGTAAGGGAAAAGGTGATTTAAAAGGTGGAACAGGTGATGTATCAGGTGGTGAACAAATTGATCAAGGAAGTTCAGATGGTGGAACAAAAGATACAAAGAGTGTACAAGGTGGTCAAATATCTAATGATAACCAAGGAGGTGCAAATACCAGTCAACAAGGTACAAGTGGTGGATCAGATCATGGTACAGGTAATCAAGGAGCTTCAATCCATCAAGGAGGAGATACAGGTGATGATAAAGGAAGCCAAGAAGGATCAGACGGTGATAAAGGAAGTACAGATAATAATCCATTAAATGGAGGTGGTGAACAAGGTGGGCAAGATGATCAAAAAAGTCAAGATGGATCAAGAGATTCAGAATCTGGACCAGGTAGTGAACAAAATCCCACACCTAATGATCCATCACCCCCAAAAAAAGATTCACCTCAAACTCCAAAAGCTCCACAAACTTCACAAAATCCTAAGGAGCAAACTAACCCAGTTGAATCGTCTCAGGATCCAtctggaaataaaaattctgATAAAACCGATCAACAAGAAGCTCAAAAGCCAGTATCCAATCCAGTGACTAAACAAGAAAATCCAGGAACCGAATTAAAAGGAAATGGAATAACAGGAATAGATGATGgatatgtattaaaaaaatacaaaaaaattgtaatttCAATTATAGTTATTCTAATACCCATTACTTTAACAATTCTGTACAAg TATTTGTCATTTGGGCGGAGAAAGGaattgaagaaaaaaacaaacatgAAAAAGGTTATAAATTCAATTGgaggaaaaaaacaaatacaaataattataaaatcatCTAGTCGAAAAAAACAGACTAAAAAATCTATAAATTCCGTTCATAGGAAAAAACcttcattattaaatatatacaagaTTATGCAGGATGATCCTGtaccatttattaatttattttttttattaattttttttgtttataaaagaaagCGCAATTCCAtagaattataa
- a CDS encoding CIR protein PIR protein, which produces MDSKKMCEFLINADKYFDGNKVDINKINKNKSIKTYCHNDDCKTKENGINALAAYIIMLFKGLIKKDEYNDYDEYLLMWLSDKLLKIRNESKEKKVKPPYMDTITLNQAYEKHLKDHKVKLRYWDLLDMIKGLKEANLRYMAEFYLLLNRICKTIAYYETKGAESKKLSKHSDNCLDQYRNLYINISECKSYLNLLNKLKGIYDDFRVSAIQENGSNNNLETDLKKLTKPNGEEMAVVRGFISYKITKKICNSLNKKTTTSNKADSPGLSHSSKEVPPLQPLNQLKDSHDKTSPEEPSAKLESPSPSLQDSYKSEKIYQSESNDSDIGLGNSKSETCSDVEKGKINGGGKEPETPSGEKCSQVSIGDGGNGESVGTDIGKESLEGGSDDLNGGTEDTDKGALNTDGGHDDNGGSVSEQGGSDSAPVEEATQSTLGDPFNTESLLFSISLKGIDQLNNGLKFYKEKKEQLTNAKDTIKNLYNTSVSNVNIFFEKFSDFFNGISDNISTDSNQVDPLPDSDDNQSGSGGEEDEKSPPQKDLHQTLSDTPQNSQSPQLPSSTEEMKTTELSQEPSGNQNSDKSDQGSENPREDPVIIPTDLESGIKGNGTIGIGDIFIFKEFKKIGIPIIVIIISITLAIMYKFLVFERRKKLKRKKMKKSTNLFGVNKTT; this is translated from the exons ATGGACTCCAAAAAAATG TGTGAATTTCTTATTAATGctgataaatattttgatggTAATAAGGtcgatataaataaaattaacaaaaacaaaagcATCAAAACATATTGCCATAATGATGATTgtaaaacaaaagaaaatggTATTAATGCTTTGGccgcatatataattatgctATTCAAAggattaataaaaaaggatgAGTATAATGACTatgatgaatatttattgatGTGGCTAAGTGATAAATTACTTAAGATACGCAACGAAAGCAAAGAGAAAAAGGTTAAACCCCCCTATATGGATACTATTACTTTAAATCAGGCTTATGAGAAACATTTAAAGGATCATAAAGTAAAATTGAGGTATTGGGATCTTTTGGATATGATAAAGGGTTTGAAAGAAGCTAATCTTAGGTATATGGCcgaattttatttattacttaATAGAATATGTAAAACAATTGCATATTATGAAACAAAAGGTGCCGAAAGTAAGAAACTTTCTAAACATTCTGACAATTGCCTTGATCAATATAGAAAcctttatataaacatttcTGAATGCAAATCATATCTTAATTTattgaataaattaaaaggtATATATGATGATTTTAGAGTTTCTGCTATTCAGGAAAATGGTTCAAACAATAATTTAGAAACTGATCTTAAAAAACTTACAAAACCAAATGGAGAAGAGATGGCGGTGGTGAGAGgttttatatcatataaaatcactaaaaaaatatgtaattccctcaataaaaaaactacAACATCAAACAAAGCGGACTCACCAGGATTATCACATTCTTCGAAAGAAGTACCACCGCTACAACCTTTAAACCAACTAAAAGATAGTCACGACAAAACATCACCTGAAGAACCATCTGCAAAACTAGAATCACCCTCACCTTCACTACAAGACTCTTATAAATCAgaaaaaatttatcaaaGTGAATCAAATGATTCAGACATAGGTCTAGGAAACTCTAAAAGTGAGACGTGTTCCGACGttgaaaaaggaaaaataaatggtgGAGGCAAAGAACCCGAAACTCCAAGTGGCGAGAAATGCAGTCAAGTAAGTATAGGTGATGGAGGAAATGGTGAATCGGTTGGTACAGATATTGGAAAAGAAAGCTTAGAAGGTGGATCAGATGATTTAAATGGTGGGACAGAAGATACAGATAAGGGGGCATTAAATACAGATGGTGGGCACGATGATAATGGAGGATCAGTTAGTGAACAAGGTGGATCAGATAGTGCTCCAGTAGAAGAAGCAACTCAAAGTACGCTAGGGGACCCTTTTAATACTGAATCATTACTTTTTAGTATCTCATTAAAAGGCATAGACCAATTAAATAATggtttaaaattttataaggaaaaaaaagagcAACTTACAAACGCCAAGGATACTATTAAGAATTTGTATAATACATCTGTGTCTAAtgtaaacatttttttcgaaaaatttagtgatttttttaatggcATTAGTGATAATATAAGTACCGATTCTAATCAAGTAGATCCCCTTCCTGATTCAGATGATAATCAATCTGGATCAGGCGGTGAAGAGGATGAGAAATCACCACCCCAAAAAGATTTACATCAAACTTTATCAGATACACCACAAAATTCACAAAGCCCACAATTACCAAGTTCTACAGAAGAAATGAAAACAACAGAATTGTCTCAGGAACCATCTGGAAACCAAAATTCTGATAAAAGCGATCAAGGATCTGAAAACCCGAGGGAAGATCCAGTGATTATACCAACAGATCTTGAATCTGGAATAAAAGGAAATGGAACAATAGGAATAggtgatatatttatattcaaagaattcaaaaaaattggaaTTCCAATTAtagttattataatatccATTACTTTAGCTATTATGTACAAg TTTTTGGTATTTGAACGGAgaaagaaattaaaaagaaaaaaaatgaaaaaatctACAAATTTGTTTGGTGTAAATAAAACGACATGA